The following proteins come from a genomic window of Salvia hispanica cultivar TCC Black 2014 chromosome 4, UniMelb_Shisp_WGS_1.0, whole genome shotgun sequence:
- the LOC125221253 gene encoding B3 domain-containing transcription repressor VAL2 isoform X3 → MRKALQRLHCGCIASSTLLELLDTGGVKCAGCSKSFPHSRTPLEEKHKARDLSTENGTDRNSDTMVPAQSGDDTKMDCQEYLLPSQNVNVTSRKLEESLASPEGIGYKLLSSSNQPTFGPSKSYDMFQESRSLHKSLVETNLSISLSASSNSNTMSGVITEERQLNTAISSFQQGCRPHHLLPRVPTILAAGVETNSSSISQLRVARPPVEGRVKSQLLPRYWPRITDQELQQISGDSNSTIVPLFEKVLSASDAGRIGRLVLPKACAEAYFPPISQPEGLPLRIQDLKGKEWVFQFRFWPNNNSRMYVLEGVTPCIQSMQLQAGDTVTFSRMDPEGKLLMGFRKACNSVSVQKQDSLYPIDMGAFQGETVMGNAESLGYSGLLQSLKGSRSPSMTLFPKHIYPGNISPQITEMNVCKSGGDNLALVPSERKRRNIGAKSKRLLIDGYDSLELRLSWEEVQDLLRPSPTVKPSTVSVEDQEIEEFDEPPVFGKRSIFIVRLPGEQEQWTQCDNCLKWRKLPLDLLLPPKWTCQDNINDPMRCSCSAPDEMDARGLENLVRMHKDFTKRRALTSLKPVHGQEYQENVEAQTNGAPAGVNMSEPGSSSVATTTRHPRHRPGCSCIVCIQPPSGKGKHKPTCVCNVCMTVKRRFKTLMMRKKKRQSEREAEIAQRNQSAAKEEAEVDSVPSQAPSDNAKRSESENLLKCQSCDGPAQENANNFNGGLDLNCCPVRQGTARISMMNLLQEASLPLDTYLRQNGLTSLVFEQQESSTPVIAQASGETTTPPAQDDAGCSAVQEQEGSSDLLDKEQREDDTS, encoded by the exons ATGCGGAAAG CTTTGCAGCGTCTTCATTGTGGATGCATTGCTTCCAGTACGTTGCTAGAGCTACTCGACACTGGTGGGGTGAAATGTGCAGGCTGCAGCAAGAGTTTTCCACATTCTCGC ACCCCCTTAGAAGAAAAACATAAAGCACGTGATCTTTCAACAGAAAACGGCACTGATAGAAATTCTGATACGATGGTACCTGCACAATCTGGTGATGATACTAAAATGGACTGCCAAGAATACTTGTTACCATCTCAGAATGTCAATGTGACCTCAAGGAAACTCGAAGAATCTCTTGCCAGTCCTGAAGGAATAGGTTATAAATTGTTGTCGAGTTCTAATCAGCCAACTTTTGGACCATCAAAAAGTTATGACATGTTCCAAGAAAGTAGAAGCTTACATAAGTCGTTAGTTGAGACGAACCTGAGCATCAGCTTGTCTGCTTCGTCAAACTCAAATACCATGTCCGGGGTTATCACCGAAGAAAGGCAATTGAACACTGCAATTTCTTCCTTTCAACAGGGTTGTAGGCCCCACCATCTCTTACCAAGGGTACCAACCATTTTGGCTGCAGGAGTAGAAACAAACTCTAGCTCTATTTCACAATTACGTGTTGCAAGGCCACCTGTTGAAGGAAGAGTTAAAAGTCAATTGCTTCCACGCTATTGGCCACGGATAACAGACCAGGAGCTGCAGCAGATATCCGGAGA CTCAAATTCCACCATTGTTCCCTTGTTTGAAAAGGTCTTAAGTGCCAGTGATGCTGGCCGTATTGGTCGTCTGGTTCTTCCTAAAGCATGTGCCGAA GCATATTTCCCGCCTATCTCTCAACCGGAGGGCCTTCCTTTGAGGATTCAGGATCTGAAGGGCAAAGAATGGGTATTTCAGTTCCGATTTTGGCCAAATAATAATAGCAGAATGTATGTTTTGGAGGGTGTAACCCCCTGCATTCAGTCGATGCAATTACAAGCTGGAGATACCG TTACGTTCAGTCGTATGGATCCAGAAGGAAAACTTCTAATGGGGTTCCGCAAAGCGTGTAACAGCGTTTCAGTACAGAAG CAGGATTCACTTTATCCAATTGATATGGGTGCTTTTCAAGGCGAAACGGTCATGGGAAATGCCGAAAGCCTCGGCTATTCTGGCCTTCTTCAGTCGCTAAAAGGAAGCAGGAGTCCTTCGATGACTCTATTTCCTAAGCACATCTACCCCGGGAATATCAGCCCCCAAATCACCGAAATGAATGTTTGCAAGTCTGGAGGAGACAATCTCGCGTTGGTGCCTTCTGAGCGCAAAAGAAGAAACATTGGGGCAAAGAGTAAACGACTACTTATTGACGGCTATGATTCTTTGGAGCTGAGACTCTCGTGGGAAGAGGTGCAGGATTTGCTCAGGCCATCACCAACTGTCAAGCCAAGCACTGTCTCAGTTGAGGATCAAGAAATCGAAGAATTTGAT GAACCACCTGTTTTCGGAAAGAGAAGTATTTTCATCGTTCGTCTCCCCGG GGAACAAGAACAATGGACTCAATGCGACAATTGCTTAAAATGGCGAAAACTGCCACTTGATCTTCTGCTCCCTCCCAAATGGACATGTCAAGACAATATCAACGACCCAATGAG ATGCTCATGTTCTGCTCCCGACGAAATGGACGCAAGGGGACTTGAGAATCTTGTCAGAATGCACAAGG ATTTCACGAAAAGGAGAGCGTTAACAAGCCTCAAACCAGTACACGGACAAGAATATCAGGAAAACGTTGAAGCACAGACAAACGGAGCACCTGCTGGGGTAAACATGAGCGAGCCAGGATCTTCATCTGTGGCAACAACCACAAGACATCCTAGGCATCGTCCGGGCTGCTCCTGCATCGTCTGCATACAGCCTCCAAGCGGGAAGGGCAAACACAAACCAACGTGCGTATGCAACGTCTGCATGACTGTCAAACGACGCTTCAAAACCTTGATGATGCGCAAGAAGAAGCGCCAGTCGGAGCGTGAAGCAGAAATCGCACAGAGGAATCAATCTGCTGCCAAGGAGGAAGCCGAGGTTGACAGCGTCCCCAGTCAGGCACCATCGGATAATGCAAAGAGATCGGAAAGTGAGAATCTCTTGAAATGCCAGAGCTGCGATGGCCCAGCTCAAGAAAATGctaataattttaatggaGGATTGGACTTGAACTGCTGTCCGGTTCGACAGGGAACTGCACGCATAAGCATGATGAATTTGCTTCAAGAAGCTAGTTTGCCTTTGGACACATACCTAAGACAGAACGGTCTTACAAGCTTGGTTTTTGAGCAGCAAGAGAGTTCAACGCCCGTTATAGCTCAGGCTTCGGGAGAGACGACAACCCCACCTGCACAAGACGATGCCGGTTGCTCAGCTGTTCAAGAGCAGGAGGGCAGCAGTGACTTATTGGATAAAGAACAGAGGGAAGACGACACATCATGA
- the LOC125221253 gene encoding B3 domain-containing protein Os07g0679700 isoform X4 — translation MQTPLEEKHKARDLSTENGTDRNSDTMVPAQSGDDTKMDCQEYLLPSQNVNVTSRKLEESLASPEGIGYKLLSSSNQPTFGPSKSYDMFQESRSLHKSLVETNLSISLSASSNSNTMSGVITEERQLNTAISSFQQGCRPHHLLPRVPTILAAGVETNSSSISQLRVARPPVEGRVKSQLLPRYWPRITDQELQQISGDSNSTIVPLFEKVLSASDAGRIGRLVLPKACAEAYFPPISQPEGLPLRIQDLKGKEWVFQFRFWPNNNSRMYVLEGVTPCIQSMQLQAGDTVTFSRMDPEGKLLMGFRKACNSVSVQKQDSLYPIDMGAFQGETVMGNAESLGYSGLLQSLKGSRSPSMTLFPKHIYPGNISPQITEMNVCKSGGDNLALVPSERKRRNIGAKSKRLLIDGYDSLELRLSWEEVQDLLRPSPTVKPSTVSVEDQEIEEFDEPPVFGKRSIFIVRLPGEQEQWTQCDNCLKWRKLPLDLLLPPKWTCQDNINDPMRCSCSAPDEMDARGLENLVRMHKDFTKRRALTSLKPVHGQEYQENVEAQTNGAPAGVNMSEPGSSSVATTTRHPRHRPGCSCIVCIQPPSGKGKHKPTCVCNVCMTVKRRFKTLMMRKKKRQSEREAEIAQRNQSAAKEEAEVDSVPSQAPSDNAKRSESENLLKCQSCDGPAQENANNFNGGLDLNCCPVRQGTARISMMNLLQEASLPLDTYLRQNGLTSLVFEQQESSTPVIAQASGETTTPPAQDDAGCSAVQEQEGSSDLLDKEQREDDTS, via the exons ATGCAGACCCCCTTAGAAGAAAAACATAAAGCACGTGATCTTTCAACAGAAAACGGCACTGATAGAAATTCTGATACGATGGTACCTGCACAATCTGGTGATGATACTAAAATGGACTGCCAAGAATACTTGTTACCATCTCAGAATGTCAATGTGACCTCAAGGAAACTCGAAGAATCTCTTGCCAGTCCTGAAGGAATAGGTTATAAATTGTTGTCGAGTTCTAATCAGCCAACTTTTGGACCATCAAAAAGTTATGACATGTTCCAAGAAAGTAGAAGCTTACATAAGTCGTTAGTTGAGACGAACCTGAGCATCAGCTTGTCTGCTTCGTCAAACTCAAATACCATGTCCGGGGTTATCACCGAAGAAAGGCAATTGAACACTGCAATTTCTTCCTTTCAACAGGGTTGTAGGCCCCACCATCTCTTACCAAGGGTACCAACCATTTTGGCTGCAGGAGTAGAAACAAACTCTAGCTCTATTTCACAATTACGTGTTGCAAGGCCACCTGTTGAAGGAAGAGTTAAAAGTCAATTGCTTCCACGCTATTGGCCACGGATAACAGACCAGGAGCTGCAGCAGATATCCGGAGA CTCAAATTCCACCATTGTTCCCTTGTTTGAAAAGGTCTTAAGTGCCAGTGATGCTGGCCGTATTGGTCGTCTGGTTCTTCCTAAAGCATGTGCCGAA GCATATTTCCCGCCTATCTCTCAACCGGAGGGCCTTCCTTTGAGGATTCAGGATCTGAAGGGCAAAGAATGGGTATTTCAGTTCCGATTTTGGCCAAATAATAATAGCAGAATGTATGTTTTGGAGGGTGTAACCCCCTGCATTCAGTCGATGCAATTACAAGCTGGAGATACCG TTACGTTCAGTCGTATGGATCCAGAAGGAAAACTTCTAATGGGGTTCCGCAAAGCGTGTAACAGCGTTTCAGTACAGAAG CAGGATTCACTTTATCCAATTGATATGGGTGCTTTTCAAGGCGAAACGGTCATGGGAAATGCCGAAAGCCTCGGCTATTCTGGCCTTCTTCAGTCGCTAAAAGGAAGCAGGAGTCCTTCGATGACTCTATTTCCTAAGCACATCTACCCCGGGAATATCAGCCCCCAAATCACCGAAATGAATGTTTGCAAGTCTGGAGGAGACAATCTCGCGTTGGTGCCTTCTGAGCGCAAAAGAAGAAACATTGGGGCAAAGAGTAAACGACTACTTATTGACGGCTATGATTCTTTGGAGCTGAGACTCTCGTGGGAAGAGGTGCAGGATTTGCTCAGGCCATCACCAACTGTCAAGCCAAGCACTGTCTCAGTTGAGGATCAAGAAATCGAAGAATTTGAT GAACCACCTGTTTTCGGAAAGAGAAGTATTTTCATCGTTCGTCTCCCCGG GGAACAAGAACAATGGACTCAATGCGACAATTGCTTAAAATGGCGAAAACTGCCACTTGATCTTCTGCTCCCTCCCAAATGGACATGTCAAGACAATATCAACGACCCAATGAG ATGCTCATGTTCTGCTCCCGACGAAATGGACGCAAGGGGACTTGAGAATCTTGTCAGAATGCACAAGG ATTTCACGAAAAGGAGAGCGTTAACAAGCCTCAAACCAGTACACGGACAAGAATATCAGGAAAACGTTGAAGCACAGACAAACGGAGCACCTGCTGGGGTAAACATGAGCGAGCCAGGATCTTCATCTGTGGCAACAACCACAAGACATCCTAGGCATCGTCCGGGCTGCTCCTGCATCGTCTGCATACAGCCTCCAAGCGGGAAGGGCAAACACAAACCAACGTGCGTATGCAACGTCTGCATGACTGTCAAACGACGCTTCAAAACCTTGATGATGCGCAAGAAGAAGCGCCAGTCGGAGCGTGAAGCAGAAATCGCACAGAGGAATCAATCTGCTGCCAAGGAGGAAGCCGAGGTTGACAGCGTCCCCAGTCAGGCACCATCGGATAATGCAAAGAGATCGGAAAGTGAGAATCTCTTGAAATGCCAGAGCTGCGATGGCCCAGCTCAAGAAAATGctaataattttaatggaGGATTGGACTTGAACTGCTGTCCGGTTCGACAGGGAACTGCACGCATAAGCATGATGAATTTGCTTCAAGAAGCTAGTTTGCCTTTGGACACATACCTAAGACAGAACGGTCTTACAAGCTTGGTTTTTGAGCAGCAAGAGAGTTCAACGCCCGTTATAGCTCAGGCTTCGGGAGAGACGACAACCCCACCTGCACAAGACGATGCCGGTTGCTCAGCTGTTCAAGAGCAGGAGGGCAGCAGTGACTTATTGGATAAAGAACAGAGGGAAGACGACACATCATGA
- the LOC125221253 gene encoding B3 domain-containing transcription repressor VAL2 isoform X1: MEGGGLCMNGICAASYSLNWKKGWPLRSGGFATLCHDCGTAYKDLVFCETFHLEETGWRECTSCGKRLHCGCIASSTLLELLDTGGVKCAGCSKSFPHSRTPLEEKHKARDLSTENGTDRNSDTMVPAQSGDDTKMDCQEYLLPSQNVNVTSRKLEESLASPEGIGYKLLSSSNQPTFGPSKSYDMFQESRSLHKSLVETNLSISLSASSNSNTMSGVITEERQLNTAISSFQQGCRPHHLLPRVPTILAAGVETNSSSISQLRVARPPVEGRVKSQLLPRYWPRITDQELQQISGDSNSTIVPLFEKVLSASDAGRIGRLVLPKACAEAYFPPISQPEGLPLRIQDLKGKEWVFQFRFWPNNNSRMYVLEGVTPCIQSMQLQAGDTVTFSRMDPEGKLLMGFRKACNSVSVQKQDSLYPIDMGAFQGETVMGNAESLGYSGLLQSLKGSRSPSMTLFPKHIYPGNISPQITEMNVCKSGGDNLALVPSERKRRNIGAKSKRLLIDGYDSLELRLSWEEVQDLLRPSPTVKPSTVSVEDQEIEEFDEPPVFGKRSIFIVRLPGEQEQWTQCDNCLKWRKLPLDLLLPPKWTCQDNINDPMRCSCSAPDEMDARGLENLVRMHKDFTKRRALTSLKPVHGQEYQENVEAQTNGAPAGVNMSEPGSSSVATTTRHPRHRPGCSCIVCIQPPSGKGKHKPTCVCNVCMTVKRRFKTLMMRKKKRQSEREAEIAQRNQSAAKEEAEVDSVPSQAPSDNAKRSESENLLKCQSCDGPAQENANNFNGGLDLNCCPVRQGTARISMMNLLQEASLPLDTYLRQNGLTSLVFEQQESSTPVIAQASGETTTPPAQDDAGCSAVQEQEGSSDLLDKEQREDDTS; encoded by the exons ATGGAGGGTGGGGGGTTGTGCATGAATGGGATTTGCGCTGCATCCTACTCGCTTAATTGGAAAAAGGGCTGGCCTCTGCGATCCGGTGGTTTTGCTACTCTCTGTCATGATTGTGG GACTGCCTATAAAGATTTGGTCTTCTGTGAAACGTTCCATTTAGAGGAAACAGGTTGGAGGGAGTGCACCTCATGCGGAAAG CGTCTTCATTGTGGATGCATTGCTTCCAGTACGTTGCTAGAGCTACTCGACACTGGTGGGGTGAAATGTGCAGGCTGCAGCAAGAGTTTTCCACATTCTCGC ACCCCCTTAGAAGAAAAACATAAAGCACGTGATCTTTCAACAGAAAACGGCACTGATAGAAATTCTGATACGATGGTACCTGCACAATCTGGTGATGATACTAAAATGGACTGCCAAGAATACTTGTTACCATCTCAGAATGTCAATGTGACCTCAAGGAAACTCGAAGAATCTCTTGCCAGTCCTGAAGGAATAGGTTATAAATTGTTGTCGAGTTCTAATCAGCCAACTTTTGGACCATCAAAAAGTTATGACATGTTCCAAGAAAGTAGAAGCTTACATAAGTCGTTAGTTGAGACGAACCTGAGCATCAGCTTGTCTGCTTCGTCAAACTCAAATACCATGTCCGGGGTTATCACCGAAGAAAGGCAATTGAACACTGCAATTTCTTCCTTTCAACAGGGTTGTAGGCCCCACCATCTCTTACCAAGGGTACCAACCATTTTGGCTGCAGGAGTAGAAACAAACTCTAGCTCTATTTCACAATTACGTGTTGCAAGGCCACCTGTTGAAGGAAGAGTTAAAAGTCAATTGCTTCCACGCTATTGGCCACGGATAACAGACCAGGAGCTGCAGCAGATATCCGGAGA CTCAAATTCCACCATTGTTCCCTTGTTTGAAAAGGTCTTAAGTGCCAGTGATGCTGGCCGTATTGGTCGTCTGGTTCTTCCTAAAGCATGTGCCGAA GCATATTTCCCGCCTATCTCTCAACCGGAGGGCCTTCCTTTGAGGATTCAGGATCTGAAGGGCAAAGAATGGGTATTTCAGTTCCGATTTTGGCCAAATAATAATAGCAGAATGTATGTTTTGGAGGGTGTAACCCCCTGCATTCAGTCGATGCAATTACAAGCTGGAGATACCG TTACGTTCAGTCGTATGGATCCAGAAGGAAAACTTCTAATGGGGTTCCGCAAAGCGTGTAACAGCGTTTCAGTACAGAAG CAGGATTCACTTTATCCAATTGATATGGGTGCTTTTCAAGGCGAAACGGTCATGGGAAATGCCGAAAGCCTCGGCTATTCTGGCCTTCTTCAGTCGCTAAAAGGAAGCAGGAGTCCTTCGATGACTCTATTTCCTAAGCACATCTACCCCGGGAATATCAGCCCCCAAATCACCGAAATGAATGTTTGCAAGTCTGGAGGAGACAATCTCGCGTTGGTGCCTTCTGAGCGCAAAAGAAGAAACATTGGGGCAAAGAGTAAACGACTACTTATTGACGGCTATGATTCTTTGGAGCTGAGACTCTCGTGGGAAGAGGTGCAGGATTTGCTCAGGCCATCACCAACTGTCAAGCCAAGCACTGTCTCAGTTGAGGATCAAGAAATCGAAGAATTTGAT GAACCACCTGTTTTCGGAAAGAGAAGTATTTTCATCGTTCGTCTCCCCGG GGAACAAGAACAATGGACTCAATGCGACAATTGCTTAAAATGGCGAAAACTGCCACTTGATCTTCTGCTCCCTCCCAAATGGACATGTCAAGACAATATCAACGACCCAATGAG ATGCTCATGTTCTGCTCCCGACGAAATGGACGCAAGGGGACTTGAGAATCTTGTCAGAATGCACAAGG ATTTCACGAAAAGGAGAGCGTTAACAAGCCTCAAACCAGTACACGGACAAGAATATCAGGAAAACGTTGAAGCACAGACAAACGGAGCACCTGCTGGGGTAAACATGAGCGAGCCAGGATCTTCATCTGTGGCAACAACCACAAGACATCCTAGGCATCGTCCGGGCTGCTCCTGCATCGTCTGCATACAGCCTCCAAGCGGGAAGGGCAAACACAAACCAACGTGCGTATGCAACGTCTGCATGACTGTCAAACGACGCTTCAAAACCTTGATGATGCGCAAGAAGAAGCGCCAGTCGGAGCGTGAAGCAGAAATCGCACAGAGGAATCAATCTGCTGCCAAGGAGGAAGCCGAGGTTGACAGCGTCCCCAGTCAGGCACCATCGGATAATGCAAAGAGATCGGAAAGTGAGAATCTCTTGAAATGCCAGAGCTGCGATGGCCCAGCTCAAGAAAATGctaataattttaatggaGGATTGGACTTGAACTGCTGTCCGGTTCGACAGGGAACTGCACGCATAAGCATGATGAATTTGCTTCAAGAAGCTAGTTTGCCTTTGGACACATACCTAAGACAGAACGGTCTTACAAGCTTGGTTTTTGAGCAGCAAGAGAGTTCAACGCCCGTTATAGCTCAGGCTTCGGGAGAGACGACAACCCCACCTGCACAAGACGATGCCGGTTGCTCAGCTGTTCAAGAGCAGGAGGGCAGCAGTGACTTATTGGATAAAGAACAGAGGGAAGACGACACATCATGA
- the LOC125221253 gene encoding B3 domain-containing transcription repressor VAL2 isoform X2: MEGGGLCMNGICAASYSLNWKKGWPLRSGGFATLCHDCGTAYKDLVFCETFHLEETGWRECTSCGKRLHCGCIASSTLLELLDTGGVKCAGCSKSFPHSRTPLEEKHKARDLSTENGTDRNSDTMVPAQSGDDTKMDCQEYLLPSQNVNVTSRKLEESLASPEGIGYKLLSSSNQPTFGPSKSYDMFQESRSLHKSLVETNLSISLSASSNSNTMSGVITEERQLNTAISSFQQGCRPHHLLPRVPTILAAGVETNSSSISQLRVARPPVEGRVKSQLLPRYWPRITDQELQQISGDSNSTIVPLFEKVLSASDAGRIGRLVLPKACAEAYFPPISQPEGLPLRIQDLKGKEWVFQFRFWPNNNSRMYVLEGVTPCIQSMQLQAGDTVTFSRMDPEGKLLMGFRKACNSVSVQKDSLYPIDMGAFQGETVMGNAESLGYSGLLQSLKGSRSPSMTLFPKHIYPGNISPQITEMNVCKSGGDNLALVPSERKRRNIGAKSKRLLIDGYDSLELRLSWEEVQDLLRPSPTVKPSTVSVEDQEIEEFDEPPVFGKRSIFIVRLPGEQEQWTQCDNCLKWRKLPLDLLLPPKWTCQDNINDPMRCSCSAPDEMDARGLENLVRMHKDFTKRRALTSLKPVHGQEYQENVEAQTNGAPAGVNMSEPGSSSVATTTRHPRHRPGCSCIVCIQPPSGKGKHKPTCVCNVCMTVKRRFKTLMMRKKKRQSEREAEIAQRNQSAAKEEAEVDSVPSQAPSDNAKRSESENLLKCQSCDGPAQENANNFNGGLDLNCCPVRQGTARISMMNLLQEASLPLDTYLRQNGLTSLVFEQQESSTPVIAQASGETTTPPAQDDAGCSAVQEQEGSSDLLDKEQREDDTS; the protein is encoded by the exons ATGGAGGGTGGGGGGTTGTGCATGAATGGGATTTGCGCTGCATCCTACTCGCTTAATTGGAAAAAGGGCTGGCCTCTGCGATCCGGTGGTTTTGCTACTCTCTGTCATGATTGTGG GACTGCCTATAAAGATTTGGTCTTCTGTGAAACGTTCCATTTAGAGGAAACAGGTTGGAGGGAGTGCACCTCATGCGGAAAG CGTCTTCATTGTGGATGCATTGCTTCCAGTACGTTGCTAGAGCTACTCGACACTGGTGGGGTGAAATGTGCAGGCTGCAGCAAGAGTTTTCCACATTCTCGC ACCCCCTTAGAAGAAAAACATAAAGCACGTGATCTTTCAACAGAAAACGGCACTGATAGAAATTCTGATACGATGGTACCTGCACAATCTGGTGATGATACTAAAATGGACTGCCAAGAATACTTGTTACCATCTCAGAATGTCAATGTGACCTCAAGGAAACTCGAAGAATCTCTTGCCAGTCCTGAAGGAATAGGTTATAAATTGTTGTCGAGTTCTAATCAGCCAACTTTTGGACCATCAAAAAGTTATGACATGTTCCAAGAAAGTAGAAGCTTACATAAGTCGTTAGTTGAGACGAACCTGAGCATCAGCTTGTCTGCTTCGTCAAACTCAAATACCATGTCCGGGGTTATCACCGAAGAAAGGCAATTGAACACTGCAATTTCTTCCTTTCAACAGGGTTGTAGGCCCCACCATCTCTTACCAAGGGTACCAACCATTTTGGCTGCAGGAGTAGAAACAAACTCTAGCTCTATTTCACAATTACGTGTTGCAAGGCCACCTGTTGAAGGAAGAGTTAAAAGTCAATTGCTTCCACGCTATTGGCCACGGATAACAGACCAGGAGCTGCAGCAGATATCCGGAGA CTCAAATTCCACCATTGTTCCCTTGTTTGAAAAGGTCTTAAGTGCCAGTGATGCTGGCCGTATTGGTCGTCTGGTTCTTCCTAAAGCATGTGCCGAA GCATATTTCCCGCCTATCTCTCAACCGGAGGGCCTTCCTTTGAGGATTCAGGATCTGAAGGGCAAAGAATGGGTATTTCAGTTCCGATTTTGGCCAAATAATAATAGCAGAATGTATGTTTTGGAGGGTGTAACCCCCTGCATTCAGTCGATGCAATTACAAGCTGGAGATACCG TTACGTTCAGTCGTATGGATCCAGAAGGAAAACTTCTAATGGGGTTCCGCAAAGCGTGTAACAGCGTTTCAGTACAGAAG GATTCACTTTATCCAATTGATATGGGTGCTTTTCAAGGCGAAACGGTCATGGGAAATGCCGAAAGCCTCGGCTATTCTGGCCTTCTTCAGTCGCTAAAAGGAAGCAGGAGTCCTTCGATGACTCTATTTCCTAAGCACATCTACCCCGGGAATATCAGCCCCCAAATCACCGAAATGAATGTTTGCAAGTCTGGAGGAGACAATCTCGCGTTGGTGCCTTCTGAGCGCAAAAGAAGAAACATTGGGGCAAAGAGTAAACGACTACTTATTGACGGCTATGATTCTTTGGAGCTGAGACTCTCGTGGGAAGAGGTGCAGGATTTGCTCAGGCCATCACCAACTGTCAAGCCAAGCACTGTCTCAGTTGAGGATCAAGAAATCGAAGAATTTGAT GAACCACCTGTTTTCGGAAAGAGAAGTATTTTCATCGTTCGTCTCCCCGG GGAACAAGAACAATGGACTCAATGCGACAATTGCTTAAAATGGCGAAAACTGCCACTTGATCTTCTGCTCCCTCCCAAATGGACATGTCAAGACAATATCAACGACCCAATGAG ATGCTCATGTTCTGCTCCCGACGAAATGGACGCAAGGGGACTTGAGAATCTTGTCAGAATGCACAAGG ATTTCACGAAAAGGAGAGCGTTAACAAGCCTCAAACCAGTACACGGACAAGAATATCAGGAAAACGTTGAAGCACAGACAAACGGAGCACCTGCTGGGGTAAACATGAGCGAGCCAGGATCTTCATCTGTGGCAACAACCACAAGACATCCTAGGCATCGTCCGGGCTGCTCCTGCATCGTCTGCATACAGCCTCCAAGCGGGAAGGGCAAACACAAACCAACGTGCGTATGCAACGTCTGCATGACTGTCAAACGACGCTTCAAAACCTTGATGATGCGCAAGAAGAAGCGCCAGTCGGAGCGTGAAGCAGAAATCGCACAGAGGAATCAATCTGCTGCCAAGGAGGAAGCCGAGGTTGACAGCGTCCCCAGTCAGGCACCATCGGATAATGCAAAGAGATCGGAAAGTGAGAATCTCTTGAAATGCCAGAGCTGCGATGGCCCAGCTCAAGAAAATGctaataattttaatggaGGATTGGACTTGAACTGCTGTCCGGTTCGACAGGGAACTGCACGCATAAGCATGATGAATTTGCTTCAAGAAGCTAGTTTGCCTTTGGACACATACCTAAGACAGAACGGTCTTACAAGCTTGGTTTTTGAGCAGCAAGAGAGTTCAACGCCCGTTATAGCTCAGGCTTCGGGAGAGACGACAACCCCACCTGCACAAGACGATGCCGGTTGCTCAGCTGTTCAAGAGCAGGAGGGCAGCAGTGACTTATTGGATAAAGAACAGAGGGAAGACGACACATCATGA